In Neovison vison isolate M4711 chromosome 11, ASM_NN_V1, whole genome shotgun sequence, one genomic interval encodes:
- the PCDH7 gene encoding protocadherin-7 isoform X6 — MLRMRTAGWARGWCLGCCLLLPLSLSLAAAKQLLRYRLAEEGPADVRIGNVASDLGIVTGSGEVTFSLESGSEYLKIDNLTGELSTSERRIDREKLPQCQMIFDENECFLDFEVSVIGPSQSWVDLFEGRVIVLDINDNTPTFPSPVLTLTVEENRPVGTLYLLPTATDRDFGRNGIERYELLQEPGGGGGGGGGGSSGGGEGRRAGPADSAPYPGGGGNGASGGGPGGSKRRPDAPEGGGGTNPGGRSSVFELQVADTPDGEKQPQLIVKGALDREQRDSYELTLRVRDGGDPPRSSQAILRVLITDVNDNSPRFEKSVYEADLAENSAPGTPILQLRAADLDVGVNGQIEYVFGAATESVRRLLRLDETSGWLSVLHRIDREEVNQLRFTVMARDRGQPPKTDKATVVLNIKDENDNVPSIEIRKIGRIPLKDGVANVAEDVLVDTPIALVQVSDRDQGENGVVTCTVVGDVPFQLKPASDTEGDQNKKKYFLHTSAPLDYETTREFNVVIVAVDSGSPSLSSNNSLVVKVGDTNDNPPVFGQSVVEVYFPENNIPGERVATVLATDADSGKNAEIAYSLDSSVMGIFAIDPDSGDILVNTVLDREQTDRYEFKVNAKDKGIPVLQGSTTVIVQVADKNDNDPKFMQDVFTFYVKENLQPNSPVGMVTVMDADKGRNAEMSLYIEENSNIFSIENDTGTIYSTMSFDREHQTTYTFRVKAVDGGDPPRSATATVSLFVMDENDNAPTVSLPRNISYTLLPPSSNVRTVVATVLATDSDDGINADLNYSIVGGNPFKLFEIDSTSGVVSLVGKLTQKHYGLHRLVVQVNDSGQPSQSTTTLVHVFVNESVSNATVIDSQIARSLHTPLTQDIAGDPSYEISKQRLSIVIGVVAGIMTVILIILIVVMARYCRSKNKNGYEAGKKDHEDFFTPQQHDKSKKPKKDKKNKKSKQPLYSSIVTVEASKPNGQRYDSVNEKLSDSPSMGRYRSVNGGPGSPDLARHYKSSSPLPTVQLHPQSPTAGKKHQAVQDLPPANTFVGAGDNISIGSDHCSEYSCQTNNKYSKQDTMTALGYLDHPEKSPYFKVDTVQTTNPPGHIEESCKMNVCARK, encoded by the coding sequence aTGCTGAGGATGCGGACCGCGGGGTGGGCGCGCGGCTGGTGCCTGGGTTGCTGTCTCCTCTTGCCGCTTTCGCTCAGCCTGGCGGCCGCCAAGCAACTCCTCCGATATCGACTGGCTGAGGAGGGCCCAGCGGACGTCCGCATCGGCAACGTCGCCTCGGACTTGGGCATCGTGACGGGTTCGGGTGAGGTGACTTTCAGCCTCGAGTCGGGCTCGGAGTACCTAAAGATCGACAACCTCACCGGCGAGCTGAGCACGAGCGAGCGGCGCATCGACCGCGAGAAGCTGCCCCAGTGTCAGATGATCTTCGACGAGAACGAGTGCTTTCTGGACTTCGAAGTGTCGGTCATCGGGCCCTCGCAGAGCTGGGTGGACCTGTTCGAGGGTCGGGTCATCGTACTCGATATCAACGACAACACGCCTACCTTCCCGTCACCCGTGCTCACGCTCACGGTGGAGGAGAACCGACCGGTGGGCACTCTCTACCTGCTACCCACCGCCACCGACCGTGACTTCGGCCGCAACGGCATCGAGCGCTACGAGCTACTCCAGGAGCCCgggggcggtggcggcggcggcggcggcggcagcagcggcggcggcgaggGCCGGCGCGCTGGGCCTGCCGACAGCGCCCCCTATCCCGGGGGCGGCGGGAACGGCGCGAGCGGCGGCGGCCCGGGCGGCTCCAAGAGGCGGCCGGACGCACCAGAGGGCGGCGGCGGGACCAACCCCGGTGGCCGTAGCAGCGTGTTCGAACTGCAGGTGGCCGACACCCCGGATGGCGAGAAGCAGCCACAGCTGATTGTGAAGGGGGCGCTGGACCGGGAACAACGCGATTCCTACGAGCTGACCCTGCGGGTGCGCGACGGTGGCGACCCGCCTCGCTCCTCTCAGGCCATCCTAAGGGTGCTCATCACCGACGTGAACGACAACAGCCCCCGCTTCGAGAAGAGCGTGTATGAAGCTGACCTAGCCGAGAATAGCGCCCCAGGGACTCCCATCCTGCAGCTGCGTGCCGCGGACCTGGACGTGGGGGTCAACGGACAGATCGAGTATGTGTTCGGAGCGGCTACCGAATCCGTGCGGCGGCTGCTGCGACTGGACGAGACGTCCGGCTGGCTTAGTGTCCTGCACCGCATCGACCGCGAGGAGGTGAACCAGCTGCGCTTCACGGTCATGGCCCGCGACCGCGGGCAGCCCCCCAAGACCGACAAGGCCACGGTGGTCCTTAACATCAAGGACGAGAACGACAATGTGCCGTCCATTGAAATCCGCAAGATCGGGCGTATCCCACTCAAGGACGGGGTGGCCAACGTGGCCGAGGATGTTCTGGTCGACACCCCCATTGCTCTGGTACAGGTGTCCGACCGAGACCAAGGCGAGAACGGGGTAGTCACCTGCACCGTGGTGGGTGATGTGCCCTTCCAGCTCAAGCCGGCCAGCGACACAGAGGGCGACCAGAACAAGAAAAAGTACTTTCTGCACACCTCGGCCCCTTTGGACTATGAGACCACCCGGGAATTCAACGTGGTCATAGTGGCGGTGGACTCGGGCAGCCCCAGCCTCTCCAGCAACAACTCCCTGGTTGTCAAGGTAGGAGACACCAATGACAACCCGCCCGTCTTTGGCCAGTCGGTGGTGGAGGTGTACTTTCCCGAGAATAACATCCCTGGAGAGAGGGTGGCCACGGTGCTGGCGACAGACGCCGACAGTGGGAAAAATGCAGAGATTGCCTACTCTCTGGATTCTTCCGTTATGGGGATCTTTGCCATCGATCCTGATTCTGGGGACATCCTTGTCAATACGGTGCTGGACCGAGAGCAGACAGACAGGTATGAGTTTAAAGTTAACGCCAAAGACAAAGGCATCCCAGTGCTGCAGGGCAGCACCACGGTGATTGTGCAGGTGGCTGACAAGAATGACAATGACCCTAAGTTTATGCAGGACGTCTTTACCTTTTATGTGAAAGAAAACTTGCAGCCCAACAGCCCTGTGGGGatggtcacggtgatggatgctGACAAGGGGCGCAATGCGGAGATGAGCCTCTACATCGAAGAAAACAGTaacattttttccattgagaatgacacGGGGACCATTTACTCCACAATGTCTTTTGACCGGGAACATCAGACCACATACACATTCAGAGTCAAGGCTGTGGATGGGGGAGATCCTCCCAGATCCGCCACAGCCACAGTCTCTCTCTTTGTGATGGATGAGAATGACAATGCTCCCACCGTGAGCCTTCCCAGAAACATTTCCTACACTTTGCTGCCACCTTCGAGTAATGTCAGGACAGTAGTAGCTACAGTGTTGGCAACAGACAGTGACGATGGCATCAATGCAGACCTTAACTACAGCATTGTGGGAGGGAATCCCTTCAAGCTGTTTGAGATTGATTCCACCAGCGGTGTGGTTTCCTTAGTGGGAAAACTCACCCAAAAGCATTATGGCTTGCACAGGTTGGTTGTGCAAGTGAATGATAGTGGGCAGCCTTCCCAGTCCACCACGACTCTGGTGCATGTGTTTGTCAATGAAAGTGTTTCTAATGCAACTGTGATTGACTCCCAGATAGCCAGAAGTTTGCACACCCCACTCACACAGGATATAGCTGGTGACCCAAGTTACGAAATTAGCAAGCAGAGACTCAGTATTGTCATTGGGGTGGTTGCTGGAATTATGACAGTGATTCTAATCATCTTAATTGTAGTGATGGCAAGGTACTGCCggtccaaaaataaaaatggctatgAAGCTGGCAAAAAGGATCACGAAGACTTTTTTACACCCCAGCAGCACGACAAATCTAAAAAGCctaaaaaggacaagaaaaacaaaaaatctaagCAGCCTCTCTACAGCAGCATTGTCACTGTAGAAGCTTCTAAACCAAATGGACAGAGGTATGATAGTGTCAATGAGAAGCTGTCAGATAGCCCAAGCATGGGGCGATACCGATCTGTTAATGGGGGGCCTGGCAGTCCTGACCTGGCCAGGCATTACAAATCTAGCTCTCCATTGCCTACTGTCCAACTTCACCCCCAGTCACCAACTGCAGGAAAAAAACACCAGGCCGTACAAGATCTACCACCAGCCAACACCTTTGTGGGAGCAGGAGACAACATTTCAATTGGATCAGATCACTGCTCTGAATACAGCTGTCAAACCAATAACAAGTACAGCAAACAG
- the PCDH7 gene encoding protocadherin-7 isoform X8, with amino-acid sequence MLRMRTAGWARGWCLGCCLLLPLSLSLAAAKQLLRYRLAEEGPADVRIGNVASDLGIVTGSGEVTFSLESGSEYLKIDNLTGELSTSERRIDREKLPQCQMIFDENECFLDFEVSVIGPSQSWVDLFEGRVIVLDINDNTPTFPSPVLTLTVEENRPVGTLYLLPTATDRDFGRNGIERYELLQEPGGGGGGGGGGSSGGGEGRRAGPADSAPYPGGGGNGASGGGPGGSKRRPDAPEGGGGTNPGGRSSVFELQVADTPDGEKQPQLIVKGALDREQRDSYELTLRVRDGGDPPRSSQAILRVLITDVNDNSPRFEKSVYEADLAENSAPGTPILQLRAADLDVGVNGQIEYVFGAATESVRRLLRLDETSGWLSVLHRIDREEVNQLRFTVMARDRGQPPKTDKATVVLNIKDENDNVPSIEIRKIGRIPLKDGVANVAEDVLVDTPIALVQVSDRDQGENGVVTCTVVGDVPFQLKPASDTEGDQNKKKYFLHTSAPLDYETTREFNVVIVAVDSGSPSLSSNNSLVVKVGDTNDNPPVFGQSVVEVYFPENNIPGERVATVLATDADSGKNAEIAYSLDSSVMGIFAIDPDSGDILVNTVLDREQTDRYEFKVNAKDKGIPVLQGSTTVIVQVADKNDNDPKFMQDVFTFYVKENLQPNSPVGMVTVMDADKGRNAEMSLYIEENSNIFSIENDTGTIYSTMSFDREHQTTYTFRVKAVDGGDPPRSATATVSLFVMDENDNAPTVSLPRNISYTLLPPSSNVRTVVATVLATDSDDGINADLNYSIVGGNPFKLFEIDSTSGVVSLVGKLTQKHYGLHRLVVQVNDSGQPSQSTTTLVHVFVNESVSNATVIDSQIARSLHTPLTQDIAGDPSYEISKQRLSIVIGVVAGIMTVILIILIVVMARYCRSKNKNGYEAGKKDHEDFFTPQQHDKSKKPKKDKKNKKSKQPLYSSIVTVEASKPNGQRYDSVNEKLSDSPSMGRYRSVNGGPGSPDLARHYKSSSPLPTVQLHPQSPTAGKKHQAVQDLPPANTFVGAGDNISIGSDHCSEYSCQTNNKYSKQMRLHPYITVFG; translated from the coding sequence aTGCTGAGGATGCGGACCGCGGGGTGGGCGCGCGGCTGGTGCCTGGGTTGCTGTCTCCTCTTGCCGCTTTCGCTCAGCCTGGCGGCCGCCAAGCAACTCCTCCGATATCGACTGGCTGAGGAGGGCCCAGCGGACGTCCGCATCGGCAACGTCGCCTCGGACTTGGGCATCGTGACGGGTTCGGGTGAGGTGACTTTCAGCCTCGAGTCGGGCTCGGAGTACCTAAAGATCGACAACCTCACCGGCGAGCTGAGCACGAGCGAGCGGCGCATCGACCGCGAGAAGCTGCCCCAGTGTCAGATGATCTTCGACGAGAACGAGTGCTTTCTGGACTTCGAAGTGTCGGTCATCGGGCCCTCGCAGAGCTGGGTGGACCTGTTCGAGGGTCGGGTCATCGTACTCGATATCAACGACAACACGCCTACCTTCCCGTCACCCGTGCTCACGCTCACGGTGGAGGAGAACCGACCGGTGGGCACTCTCTACCTGCTACCCACCGCCACCGACCGTGACTTCGGCCGCAACGGCATCGAGCGCTACGAGCTACTCCAGGAGCCCgggggcggtggcggcggcggcggcggcggcagcagcggcggcggcgaggGCCGGCGCGCTGGGCCTGCCGACAGCGCCCCCTATCCCGGGGGCGGCGGGAACGGCGCGAGCGGCGGCGGCCCGGGCGGCTCCAAGAGGCGGCCGGACGCACCAGAGGGCGGCGGCGGGACCAACCCCGGTGGCCGTAGCAGCGTGTTCGAACTGCAGGTGGCCGACACCCCGGATGGCGAGAAGCAGCCACAGCTGATTGTGAAGGGGGCGCTGGACCGGGAACAACGCGATTCCTACGAGCTGACCCTGCGGGTGCGCGACGGTGGCGACCCGCCTCGCTCCTCTCAGGCCATCCTAAGGGTGCTCATCACCGACGTGAACGACAACAGCCCCCGCTTCGAGAAGAGCGTGTATGAAGCTGACCTAGCCGAGAATAGCGCCCCAGGGACTCCCATCCTGCAGCTGCGTGCCGCGGACCTGGACGTGGGGGTCAACGGACAGATCGAGTATGTGTTCGGAGCGGCTACCGAATCCGTGCGGCGGCTGCTGCGACTGGACGAGACGTCCGGCTGGCTTAGTGTCCTGCACCGCATCGACCGCGAGGAGGTGAACCAGCTGCGCTTCACGGTCATGGCCCGCGACCGCGGGCAGCCCCCCAAGACCGACAAGGCCACGGTGGTCCTTAACATCAAGGACGAGAACGACAATGTGCCGTCCATTGAAATCCGCAAGATCGGGCGTATCCCACTCAAGGACGGGGTGGCCAACGTGGCCGAGGATGTTCTGGTCGACACCCCCATTGCTCTGGTACAGGTGTCCGACCGAGACCAAGGCGAGAACGGGGTAGTCACCTGCACCGTGGTGGGTGATGTGCCCTTCCAGCTCAAGCCGGCCAGCGACACAGAGGGCGACCAGAACAAGAAAAAGTACTTTCTGCACACCTCGGCCCCTTTGGACTATGAGACCACCCGGGAATTCAACGTGGTCATAGTGGCGGTGGACTCGGGCAGCCCCAGCCTCTCCAGCAACAACTCCCTGGTTGTCAAGGTAGGAGACACCAATGACAACCCGCCCGTCTTTGGCCAGTCGGTGGTGGAGGTGTACTTTCCCGAGAATAACATCCCTGGAGAGAGGGTGGCCACGGTGCTGGCGACAGACGCCGACAGTGGGAAAAATGCAGAGATTGCCTACTCTCTGGATTCTTCCGTTATGGGGATCTTTGCCATCGATCCTGATTCTGGGGACATCCTTGTCAATACGGTGCTGGACCGAGAGCAGACAGACAGGTATGAGTTTAAAGTTAACGCCAAAGACAAAGGCATCCCAGTGCTGCAGGGCAGCACCACGGTGATTGTGCAGGTGGCTGACAAGAATGACAATGACCCTAAGTTTATGCAGGACGTCTTTACCTTTTATGTGAAAGAAAACTTGCAGCCCAACAGCCCTGTGGGGatggtcacggtgatggatgctGACAAGGGGCGCAATGCGGAGATGAGCCTCTACATCGAAGAAAACAGTaacattttttccattgagaatgacacGGGGACCATTTACTCCACAATGTCTTTTGACCGGGAACATCAGACCACATACACATTCAGAGTCAAGGCTGTGGATGGGGGAGATCCTCCCAGATCCGCCACAGCCACAGTCTCTCTCTTTGTGATGGATGAGAATGACAATGCTCCCACCGTGAGCCTTCCCAGAAACATTTCCTACACTTTGCTGCCACCTTCGAGTAATGTCAGGACAGTAGTAGCTACAGTGTTGGCAACAGACAGTGACGATGGCATCAATGCAGACCTTAACTACAGCATTGTGGGAGGGAATCCCTTCAAGCTGTTTGAGATTGATTCCACCAGCGGTGTGGTTTCCTTAGTGGGAAAACTCACCCAAAAGCATTATGGCTTGCACAGGTTGGTTGTGCAAGTGAATGATAGTGGGCAGCCTTCCCAGTCCACCACGACTCTGGTGCATGTGTTTGTCAATGAAAGTGTTTCTAATGCAACTGTGATTGACTCCCAGATAGCCAGAAGTTTGCACACCCCACTCACACAGGATATAGCTGGTGACCCAAGTTACGAAATTAGCAAGCAGAGACTCAGTATTGTCATTGGGGTGGTTGCTGGAATTATGACAGTGATTCTAATCATCTTAATTGTAGTGATGGCAAGGTACTGCCggtccaaaaataaaaatggctatgAAGCTGGCAAAAAGGATCACGAAGACTTTTTTACACCCCAGCAGCACGACAAATCTAAAAAGCctaaaaaggacaagaaaaacaaaaaatctaagCAGCCTCTCTACAGCAGCATTGTCACTGTAGAAGCTTCTAAACCAAATGGACAGAGGTATGATAGTGTCAATGAGAAGCTGTCAGATAGCCCAAGCATGGGGCGATACCGATCTGTTAATGGGGGGCCTGGCAGTCCTGACCTGGCCAGGCATTACAAATCTAGCTCTCCATTGCCTACTGTCCAACTTCACCCCCAGTCACCAACTGCAGGAAAAAAACACCAGGCCGTACAAGATCTACCACCAGCCAACACCTTTGTGGGAGCAGGAGACAACATTTCAATTGGATCAGATCACTGCTCTGAATACAGCTGTCAAACCAATAACAAGTACAGCAAACAG
- the PCDH7 gene encoding protocadherin-7 isoform X4 gives MLRMRTAGWARGWCLGCCLLLPLSLSLAAAKQLLRYRLAEEGPADVRIGNVASDLGIVTGSGEVTFSLESGSEYLKIDNLTGELSTSERRIDREKLPQCQMIFDENECFLDFEVSVIGPSQSWVDLFEGRVIVLDINDNTPTFPSPVLTLTVEENRPVGTLYLLPTATDRDFGRNGIERYELLQEPGGGGGGGGGGSSGGGEGRRAGPADSAPYPGGGGNGASGGGPGGSKRRPDAPEGGGGTNPGGRSSVFELQVADTPDGEKQPQLIVKGALDREQRDSYELTLRVRDGGDPPRSSQAILRVLITDVNDNSPRFEKSVYEADLAENSAPGTPILQLRAADLDVGVNGQIEYVFGAATESVRRLLRLDETSGWLSVLHRIDREEVNQLRFTVMARDRGQPPKTDKATVVLNIKDENDNVPSIEIRKIGRIPLKDGVANVAEDVLVDTPIALVQVSDRDQGENGVVTCTVVGDVPFQLKPASDTEGDQNKKKYFLHTSAPLDYETTREFNVVIVAVDSGSPSLSSNNSLVVKVGDTNDNPPVFGQSVVEVYFPENNIPGERVATVLATDADSGKNAEIAYSLDSSVMGIFAIDPDSGDILVNTVLDREQTDRYEFKVNAKDKGIPVLQGSTTVIVQVADKNDNDPKFMQDVFTFYVKENLQPNSPVGMVTVMDADKGRNAEMSLYIEENSNIFSIENDTGTIYSTMSFDREHQTTYTFRVKAVDGGDPPRSATATVSLFVMDENDNAPTVSLPRNISYTLLPPSSNVRTVVATVLATDSDDGINADLNYSIVGGNPFKLFEIDSTSGVVSLVGKLTQKHYGLHRLVVQVNDSGQPSQSTTTLVHVFVNESVSNATVIDSQIARSLHTPLTQDIAGDPSYEISKQRLSIVIGVVAGIMTVILIILIVVMARYCRSKNKNGYEAGKKDHEDFFTPQQHDKSKKPKKDKKNKKSKQPLYSSIVTVEASKPNGQRYDSVNEKLSDSPSMGRYRSVNGGPGSPDLARHYKSSSPLPTVQLHPQSPTAGKKHQAVQDLPPANTFVGAGDNISIGSDHCSEYSCQTNNKYSKQPFRRVTFSVVSQPQDPHQGSLQSCYDSGLEESETPSSKSSSGPRLGALPLPEDNYERTTPDGSVGVAAITTFPFLPFPHGKTHGRRVLLRPLH, from the coding sequence aTGCTGAGGATGCGGACCGCGGGGTGGGCGCGCGGCTGGTGCCTGGGTTGCTGTCTCCTCTTGCCGCTTTCGCTCAGCCTGGCGGCCGCCAAGCAACTCCTCCGATATCGACTGGCTGAGGAGGGCCCAGCGGACGTCCGCATCGGCAACGTCGCCTCGGACTTGGGCATCGTGACGGGTTCGGGTGAGGTGACTTTCAGCCTCGAGTCGGGCTCGGAGTACCTAAAGATCGACAACCTCACCGGCGAGCTGAGCACGAGCGAGCGGCGCATCGACCGCGAGAAGCTGCCCCAGTGTCAGATGATCTTCGACGAGAACGAGTGCTTTCTGGACTTCGAAGTGTCGGTCATCGGGCCCTCGCAGAGCTGGGTGGACCTGTTCGAGGGTCGGGTCATCGTACTCGATATCAACGACAACACGCCTACCTTCCCGTCACCCGTGCTCACGCTCACGGTGGAGGAGAACCGACCGGTGGGCACTCTCTACCTGCTACCCACCGCCACCGACCGTGACTTCGGCCGCAACGGCATCGAGCGCTACGAGCTACTCCAGGAGCCCgggggcggtggcggcggcggcggcggcggcagcagcggcggcggcgaggGCCGGCGCGCTGGGCCTGCCGACAGCGCCCCCTATCCCGGGGGCGGCGGGAACGGCGCGAGCGGCGGCGGCCCGGGCGGCTCCAAGAGGCGGCCGGACGCACCAGAGGGCGGCGGCGGGACCAACCCCGGTGGCCGTAGCAGCGTGTTCGAACTGCAGGTGGCCGACACCCCGGATGGCGAGAAGCAGCCACAGCTGATTGTGAAGGGGGCGCTGGACCGGGAACAACGCGATTCCTACGAGCTGACCCTGCGGGTGCGCGACGGTGGCGACCCGCCTCGCTCCTCTCAGGCCATCCTAAGGGTGCTCATCACCGACGTGAACGACAACAGCCCCCGCTTCGAGAAGAGCGTGTATGAAGCTGACCTAGCCGAGAATAGCGCCCCAGGGACTCCCATCCTGCAGCTGCGTGCCGCGGACCTGGACGTGGGGGTCAACGGACAGATCGAGTATGTGTTCGGAGCGGCTACCGAATCCGTGCGGCGGCTGCTGCGACTGGACGAGACGTCCGGCTGGCTTAGTGTCCTGCACCGCATCGACCGCGAGGAGGTGAACCAGCTGCGCTTCACGGTCATGGCCCGCGACCGCGGGCAGCCCCCCAAGACCGACAAGGCCACGGTGGTCCTTAACATCAAGGACGAGAACGACAATGTGCCGTCCATTGAAATCCGCAAGATCGGGCGTATCCCACTCAAGGACGGGGTGGCCAACGTGGCCGAGGATGTTCTGGTCGACACCCCCATTGCTCTGGTACAGGTGTCCGACCGAGACCAAGGCGAGAACGGGGTAGTCACCTGCACCGTGGTGGGTGATGTGCCCTTCCAGCTCAAGCCGGCCAGCGACACAGAGGGCGACCAGAACAAGAAAAAGTACTTTCTGCACACCTCGGCCCCTTTGGACTATGAGACCACCCGGGAATTCAACGTGGTCATAGTGGCGGTGGACTCGGGCAGCCCCAGCCTCTCCAGCAACAACTCCCTGGTTGTCAAGGTAGGAGACACCAATGACAACCCGCCCGTCTTTGGCCAGTCGGTGGTGGAGGTGTACTTTCCCGAGAATAACATCCCTGGAGAGAGGGTGGCCACGGTGCTGGCGACAGACGCCGACAGTGGGAAAAATGCAGAGATTGCCTACTCTCTGGATTCTTCCGTTATGGGGATCTTTGCCATCGATCCTGATTCTGGGGACATCCTTGTCAATACGGTGCTGGACCGAGAGCAGACAGACAGGTATGAGTTTAAAGTTAACGCCAAAGACAAAGGCATCCCAGTGCTGCAGGGCAGCACCACGGTGATTGTGCAGGTGGCTGACAAGAATGACAATGACCCTAAGTTTATGCAGGACGTCTTTACCTTTTATGTGAAAGAAAACTTGCAGCCCAACAGCCCTGTGGGGatggtcacggtgatggatgctGACAAGGGGCGCAATGCGGAGATGAGCCTCTACATCGAAGAAAACAGTaacattttttccattgagaatgacacGGGGACCATTTACTCCACAATGTCTTTTGACCGGGAACATCAGACCACATACACATTCAGAGTCAAGGCTGTGGATGGGGGAGATCCTCCCAGATCCGCCACAGCCACAGTCTCTCTCTTTGTGATGGATGAGAATGACAATGCTCCCACCGTGAGCCTTCCCAGAAACATTTCCTACACTTTGCTGCCACCTTCGAGTAATGTCAGGACAGTAGTAGCTACAGTGTTGGCAACAGACAGTGACGATGGCATCAATGCAGACCTTAACTACAGCATTGTGGGAGGGAATCCCTTCAAGCTGTTTGAGATTGATTCCACCAGCGGTGTGGTTTCCTTAGTGGGAAAACTCACCCAAAAGCATTATGGCTTGCACAGGTTGGTTGTGCAAGTGAATGATAGTGGGCAGCCTTCCCAGTCCACCACGACTCTGGTGCATGTGTTTGTCAATGAAAGTGTTTCTAATGCAACTGTGATTGACTCCCAGATAGCCAGAAGTTTGCACACCCCACTCACACAGGATATAGCTGGTGACCCAAGTTACGAAATTAGCAAGCAGAGACTCAGTATTGTCATTGGGGTGGTTGCTGGAATTATGACAGTGATTCTAATCATCTTAATTGTAGTGATGGCAAGGTACTGCCggtccaaaaataaaaatggctatgAAGCTGGCAAAAAGGATCACGAAGACTTTTTTACACCCCAGCAGCACGACAAATCTAAAAAGCctaaaaaggacaagaaaaacaaaaaatctaagCAGCCTCTCTACAGCAGCATTGTCACTGTAGAAGCTTCTAAACCAAATGGACAGAGGTATGATAGTGTCAATGAGAAGCTGTCAGATAGCCCAAGCATGGGGCGATACCGATCTGTTAATGGGGGGCCTGGCAGTCCTGACCTGGCCAGGCATTACAAATCTAGCTCTCCATTGCCTACTGTCCAACTTCACCCCCAGTCACCAACTGCAGGAAAAAAACACCAGGCCGTACAAGATCTACCACCAGCCAACACCTTTGTGGGAGCAGGAGACAACATTTCAATTGGATCAGATCACTGCTCTGAATACAGCTGTCAAACCAATAACAAGTACAGCAAACAG